CCGTCCGGGCCGTCAATCCCGAGGCCGACTTCATCCTCGTCGCCTCCATGCCGGGCAACGCCGAGTGGTCGGGCATCCGGCCGGACAAGTTCGCGGAGTTTCGTCAGATACTCGCCGAACGCGCCGGGCCGGGCGTCGCCCTGGCCGACGTGACGGGCCTGTGGGAGGAACTGCTCAAGACGAAGCGCTACCACGACCTGACCGGCAACGGCGTCAACCACCCCAACGACTTCGGCCATCGCCTCTACGCCCAAACGATCCTCGCCCTGCTCATCGAGGACTACGGCGCCGAGTAGGCGCCCTGAGGCGGGCGCGCCTACTGCCGTTCGGT
The nucleotide sequence above comes from Candidatus Brocadiaceae bacterium. Encoded proteins:
- a CDS encoding SGNH/GDSL hydrolase family protein, which codes for VRAVNPEADFILVASMPGNAEWSGIRPDKFAEFRQILAERAGPGVALADVTGLWEELLKTKRYHDLTGNGVNHPNDFGHRLYAQTILALLIEDYGAE